DNA sequence from the Malus sylvestris chromosome 10, drMalSylv7.2, whole genome shotgun sequence genome:
ATCCTAACATCATGTTTTCGGCAAATCAATTTTCATTCAACACAAAATAAACAATCAATGCTTATACATAACAAAACAATCATCACCTCAATCACTTAGACAAGTTAGTTAATTATTAAATGCATAATTTTATGACAAAACACATAGATTTCGCATGAATATTTTGGTTTCTGATCCTTCCCTGATTTCCTCCACCAATTTATCCAAACAAAataaatgtttcaaaaataagaGCTTGTGCAATTGGGAGATAGAGTACCTTGGAGAGTGGTGAGAGGGAGAGATGGCGATTGCTGAGAATCGGAAGGCGATTGATTTCTTTGGAATCCGATTTCGGATTGGACTCGTTCTCGTTTCCTGAAACCGAAAATCTCCACTCCGATTAGATAAAACGACAAATTCCCGTGTCTGGTAGCCGGAAAATCCAAGGAAACTCGGAATCTCAAACCACTCTcataaaatttctaaatttcaTTGATTAATTGGCAACCAAACGAAGTATAAGAGGGAAATGGAAGGAAGATTTTACCTTTGGAGGCGAGTGGGAGCTGAAAGGGTCGTGAAGGGAGGGACTTTCGGGGGGAGAAAACGGAGAAGGAAGAAGCGGACGACGTGATTGTAGGAGAAGCCGAGCTGATTAAGGCTTCCATGGGAATCTGCAGAAAGCAGCTGATTCCAGAACCTCAGACGAAGACGATGAAGATCGATGACGACTCAGTGAGTCGAGTCGGAGGGTTGATAAAAGTCgtcgttgaaaaaaaaaaatatcgcgGGAGTTACGTGGACGTGAGGATTTAGCATCATTAGCTCCTCCTGGGCTGGGCCTGATGGTCAGTTTGGGTCAGGTTCTGTTTTAGGATTGGAGGCCCAACCGGCTCATTTTGCCTTATTTAGCACATATGATGTTTCAAATATTTGATCTTATGCGCCGAACTCATTTAAACAGTTGAGCTACAAGCGTCttactcatttttttttctttattgatACAAAAGATATTTGACAAGGGGATGTCAAACACATGACCGAGATCTAAAGGAAATGTCTTTCTTTGCTCTTTCTTTTTCCAAAGAACTTATTGATATAATTCATCCGCTAAAAATTTTAGAGCTCGTTTGATGCTTGGGATTGAAATAAATTGGACACCTCATAAAATTTAAGATATTGTTgaggtacaagtgaatgatttttcattatgCGGGGGTTAAAACAGGATAGATATGAATAGAACATATGTCTTCTAATCTTACCATTGTGAAGAGAATTGGAATCGATAAGTTTCCTTAATGAATAATCCATTTTCCACCTTCacaattttttcatttcttcctaCAACGCAAATTATTCATCCCAATGGAATCCTGGACTCCATACTAGACCTTAGTGTTGTTCACTCAAgttggaaaaagaaaatgatatcCACTCTTAAACTCTTTAAAGTGAGACGCAAAAAGCGAGCTTAAGAACGCTAGATTAATACAGAAAACAAATACATAATCTTCAAATTCATGCGTAAATCGAAAATATTAGAAAACCACAAATGAATAAGAAAACATGAAATATAAGATAACCTTCAAGAAAACTTGTAGCGTGGTTATCATGAACATGACATTCAAACGATTCTCCCTACATGGTCATCTAAATCATCATCTTCGTCATCGTCATCATTGTCGTCGTTGTCGtcgtcgtcatcatcatcatcatcataaaaaATATCATCTTCGGAAATATATTCATCATCATCCTGACTAGCATACCACAGTATTCAACTTTATAGAACATCCTGCAAAGTCCAAGAACCACCTGAATCACTAAGCGATATCGAGGGATTAGAAAGATATATGAACTCAGAATTGTATGGGACAAGAAGTTGGCTCTGTTCTGAGAAGGCCAATCCTCTAATTCCCACTTGTACGTCACCAATCAAGTGGATGATCCATCCCATTTGTACTTGCATATATCAAAAAGTTGAGTATATTCATCAGCACTTGGCACTGCAAAGAAATTTGAAACAAAAGCACCAACAACATCACCACCATGCATTAAGAACTGGATGGGCTTACCATATAAGTTTGCTCATTGGCATCTGGAAAGACTCAACGAGCCATTACATTTTGAAAATCTTCAAGTCACAAAAATGCTACAAAAGGATTAACAGATCATTACAATCTGTAGAGCCTCCAATCAAGTCTCTAGCTGAAAGGatctcatcctcatcctctgttttagtttaccaaTTTTCGGCTTGTGCAAGAACACGTAACATAAAAGAAAGCATAAACCGTAAACCCTCTTAAATAGGGCCTTATATGTAAGGGCCTATCAACAGAGCCTAGGCCTTACATGTTAGGCCCTATTTAAGAGGGTTTGGGGTTTAGGCTTTTTTTAACTTCAGTTCTTGAAGTTAATTTCTCTCGTCTTGAGATGTACAGAAATGAGTAAGCCCCCGTAATTATCAATCTCGTTTTCTGATGCCATTTTAAAGTACAATAGCAAATACACAGCTGACTGGCCAGTGAAAACTTCATAAAATTGCTCCTATAACTCAAATGTATGGCCAGATTACTCTGAGCAGTATCGAAGGTAACAAAACCCAAGACCCATTAGACTTTTCCATCTCTTGATGAGTACAAAAAGCATTCTTGAACTCTCTGGATGCATTTCTGTATATCAACAACACCTTTAAGTTTGGCTCTCCCACGAGACCGCAGATCCTATCCAGAGGAGGGTAAAAGGAAAATACAGTTTGCCAACATCCACGGTTCTAGAGTAGATAGACAACATATTTACCGTACTTCAGCGGTAAGGACTTGGCAGAGGTTAAATTAACAATGTACCCGCTTCTCACCTGTTTCCGTCACCGATCTCAAAACTCGTCAGTTACTGACTTGTACGCCAAATACGAAGAAACGGCAAGGTCTTGTTAAACATTACAGTAGCAACATGTATGCTTCATATCCATCAGATTGACACCTGAAAAAGTGTTCATACTATTCATCGAAGCTCATTGCGTCTGCTTAACCCAATTCATACCCAGTTAGCCCACAGCTGTCTTTCCAGTCCGAGTTTCTGAATAACTGACTTCATGCAATCAGCTCAGGAAAATCCTACAAATTGGAAGACTCAACTCGACTATAGGCTGCATGCTTTCTTACATTATTCTTTTCCATCATTGATCTCACGTCTGCTGCATCATCCCATTGTCCAACATCAGCATACATATTGTATAACAGTACATATGGAGCTGAGCTTTCAGGTTCAAGTCTCATTAATGCTTCAGCTGCAACACAGGCCAACTCTACATTGTTATGCACTCTACAAGCACCTAATAATGCTCCCCATACAGCCTTGTCTGGTTCAAATGGCATGCTATTGATCAAATCCATGGCCTCCGCAAGCTGCCCATTCCGACCGATGTTGTCCACAAGGGAGGCATAGTGTTCAACACTTGGCTCAATGCCAAATTCATTAATCATGGATTGAAATTGACTCCGGCCTTCTTCAACTAATCCTGCATGAGCACATGCATTCAACACTGCGATAAATGTTATATAAGTAGGCTGTACCTTTAACCTCTTCATCAAACTAAAAAGTTCCAAAGCCTCTGCAGCAAAACCATGAGATGCATAGCCTCCAATCATTGCATTCCAAGAGATCACATCTTTCTGCAGTTTCATTTCATCAAAAATTGTCTGTGCCTCTTTTATCGCACCACATCGCGAATACATTGTTATGAGGGAGTTGTTTATTGGCATATCTGCAATAACCGTCTTTGCCACCAGCTGATGAATCTGCATGCCAAGATTTAGATCCACCAACCCAGTACTCACACTGAGAACTGAAGACAAAGTGTGTCTATCAGGTTTCTCTCCTTTGAGTTGCATCCAAGAAAAGAGATTGACTGCTCCTACAAAGTCCTCATTTTTCTCATACCCTGCTATCATGGAGTTCCAAGTGACCAGGTTCTTTTGGGGCATCTTCTCAAAATAACCACGAGCCAGTTCTAAAGAACCAACTTGGGCATAGCCTAAGATCAACGAATTCCATGAGAGTGCATCAGGATTTGGCATTTTACTAAAGAGGCTAGAGGCCTCTTTCATATCTGACACATGAACATAGCCACTGATCATGGTATTCCACGAAAAGGTGTCTCGTTCTACCATTTGGTCAAAAAGCTCCCTGGCAGAAACAACATTTCCAGTTTTCACATAGCACATAATCATCGAATTCCATGACACAACATTTCTCTCAAATCTCCCATTGCCCTCCTTTCCCTTCTTGTGTGAAAAAGGGATTTGATCAAAAAGCTTCCGCGCCTCATCAACCCGTCCTCTCTGACCATAACCTGCAATCAACGTATTATAAGCATGCACCAAATCTTCTCTTCCATCATCCTTATTCCCACACTCGATGATTATCCTCGCAGCTTCATCCAGTTCGCCATTCTGAATAAGCCCCGAAACAAGCGCACTGAGCGAAGCCCCGTCTCGTTCTGGCATTCTCTCGAAGAACTCAATTGCACGCACAACTTCACCATTCTGTAAAAACCCAGTAATCATTGCATTCCAAGAAACAACACTCCGCTCCGGCATTCTATTAAAAAGGTCTAACGCCTCAGCCATTCTCCCGTTCTTAGCATACCCACTAATAATTGTGTTCCAAGAAACGCAATCCCTTTCtggcatttcatcaaacaaaatCCTCCCCTCCTCAATGTACCTACTCCCGCGACAAGATATATACCCCGATATAATCAAATTCCAGGTTACAACGTCTCTCTCAGGCATTTCGTCGAACAGCTTGCGCGCCTTCGCCATCTCTCTGCGTTTTACGTACCCAGTAATCATTGAATTCCAAGTCACCACATTTCGTTGAGGCATTTGATCAAACACTTCCCTGGCTTGGGCTATGTGACCGGTTCGGATCAAATGGGAGATCCTTTTGTTCAATGCGAAGAAATTTTCGCCGTCTCGGGTCTGAGTGGAACTTCTGGGTTTCGATGTTGAGGCAAAACGAGAGGATACGGACGCAGGATTGGATATAGGGTTGGCGAGTGGACGAAGACGGAGACCTTTAGGCACAGTGATGAGTCGGAATACGACGCCGTTTGCATTGCCGAGAATCATCCTCCGAATGAGAGTCATTGAAGGACAGCGTCACTCGAAAGTTATAACTTAATTGCATGAAAGCATTTGGCGCGTACAATTAAGAAAGCAAATTTTTTAAACAATGGGAACATATATATACGCTCGGTTGCACTTAAATTTTGTTATAGCGAACCGCTCTTGAGCAGCCCCCTCAAGGCTGTAAGTAGGGTGATTGTGCAATTACATGTTATATCACACAAAAGGATGCAATTGCATTTTATGATATCAAGTTTGGATTCAATTACAATCTCATACTTCATTTTCAAATATTAAAATGTCATACACAAACTTGTAATCTAATTATAAATTACAATATCAAACGTATGTTAGTCAAAATGTTAATTTGacttttaagtaattgtgtgCCAAGGGCATCACTATTTTGCTTGTCAAATTTGTGTCATTTGTACAAActcccaataaaaaaaaaggaaaactaatgaaaaggatttgaaaactttgagttttaatgataaggataaaataaagggtaaaatgaatagtaccaggattgactttttagtgtaaaaatgtggtttttcgttaaagtgaacagtaccagatgcttttcgttaaagttccctaaaaaaaattctaatcgTTTATGTGTGCTTCCCATTTGCCCTTGACtttaaaattacaatttttaacaaaacaattttttttacaagaaaatCGTCTGCACGCCTCCACACCCCCACACCCCCACACCCCTCCCCGACAACAACTCTACGCCATTCGCCATTAACACAGCACAGCAGGCACTGGGTAGCCACTGTGGCATGCTGAGCCCCAGCCTAATGGCAACATTGGGAGGCATTGGCAGCGGACAACTGTCGTTTTCAGTAGCATCGCCGTGGAAACACCACCAACCACGGCCGACGCCGCCATTAGCATCATCTGTCCAATGCGTACTTACCAAACAAGGCCAACGCTTTCTGACCAAGCTCGCAGCCAATGCCAGAGACCCCAAGTTCACaaacaaattgatttccaaattCCTATCAAGTTCCCCAAAGTCCATTGCTCTCAGCACTCTCTCCTATCTTCTCTCTCCCGACTCCACTCCCCCCCATCTCTCCTCCCTTGCCTTCCCTGTAAGctacacctctctctctctctctctctctctctctctctctctctctctctctctctaaactaaATCTTTTGCCATGTCTTAATTGGGTTCCCAACAAAATTCAATTATCCATTTGGGTGGTTTTATTTTCTCAGCATCCAAACAAGCAATTACTTTTCAGCTCAACAATTTCAGCTAAgtttttgaattgggtttatgcAGCTGTACTCAAAAATCACAGAAGAGTCTTGGTTTGAATGGAATCCCAAGTTGGTAGCATCCCTTGTTGCCCTGCTCGACAACCAAGGCCTATACAGCCAATCCGAAGCACTAATCTCCGAAACCATATCCAAATTAGGATCCAGAGAACGGGAGCTTGCTCTTTTTCATTGCCAGTTGCTTGAATCACACTCTAAGCTAAGTTCAAAGCATGGATTTGATAGTACCTACAGTTACCTCCATCAGCTTCTTCATAATTCTTCCTCTGTTTATGTTAAGCGCCGGGCTTTTGAATCAATGGTTGGTGGTTTATGCGCGATGGATCGACCACAGGAAGCAGACATTTTGATTGAGGAAATGATTGTTAAAGGACTCAAACCATCGGTTTTCGAGTTCAGGTCCGTAGTTTATGGGTATGGAAGATTAGGACT
Encoded proteins:
- the LOC126585372 gene encoding pentatricopeptide repeat-containing protein At1g62260, mitochondrial, yielding MTLIRRMILGNANGVVFRLITVPKGLRLRPLANPISNPASVSSRFASTSKPRSSTQTRDGENFFALNKRISHLIRTGHIAQAREVFDQMPQRNVVTWNSMITGYVKRREMAKARKLFDEMPERDVVTWNLIISGYISCRGSRYIEEGRILFDEMPERDCVSWNTIISGYAKNGRMAEALDLFNRMPERSVVSWNAMITGFLQNGEVVRAIEFFERMPERDGASLSALVSGLIQNGELDEAARIIIECGNKDDGREDLVHAYNTLIAGYGQRGRVDEARKLFDQIPFSHKKGKEGNGRFERNVVSWNSMIMCYVKTGNVVSARELFDQMVERDTFSWNTMISGYVHVSDMKEASSLFSKMPNPDALSWNSLILGYAQVGSLELARGYFEKMPQKNLVTWNSMIAGYEKNEDFVGAVNLFSWMQLKGEKPDRHTLSSVLSVSTGLVDLNLGMQIHQLVAKTVIADMPINNSLITMYSRCGAIKEAQTIFDEMKLQKDVISWNAMIGGYASHGFAAEALELFSLMKRLKVQPTYITFIAVLNACAHAGLVEEGRSQFQSMINEFGIEPSVEHYASLVDNIGRNGQLAEAMDLINSMPFEPDKAVWGALLGACRVHNNVELACVAAEALMRLEPESSAPYVLLYNMYADVGQWDDAADVRSMMEKNNVRKHAAYSRVESSNL
- the LOC126585374 gene encoding pentatricopeptide repeat-containing protein At2g17033; protein product: MLSPSLMATLGGIGSGQLSFSVASPWKHHQPRPTPPLASSVQCVLTKQGQRFLTKLAANARDPKFTNKLISKFLSSSPKSIALSTLSYLLSPDSTPPHLSSLAFPLYSKITEESWFEWNPKLVASLVALLDNQGLYSQSEALISETISKLGSRERELALFHCQLLESHSKLSSKHGFDSTYSYLHQLLHNSSSVYVKRRAFESMVGGLCAMDRPQEADILIEEMIVKGLKPSVFEFRSVVYGYGRLGLFEEMLKVVEKMEGQGLAVDTICSNMVLSSYGAYSELAAMVLWLRKMKILRLPFSIRTYNSVLNSCPTIMAMLQDPKDVPCSIEQLNGVLNGDEGLVVKELVGSTVLEEVMVWESLEAKLDLHGLHLGSAYLIMLEWFEAMRHRFNCGECVIPAEVVIVCGLGKHSSVRGESPVKGLVKVMMHRMGSPMRIDRKNVGCFIAKGRAVKDWLCSSG